One Candidatus Schekmanbacteria bacterium DNA segment encodes these proteins:
- a CDS encoding dihydroorotase, with translation MALLIKNGRVIDPSQDIDKEMDILLSGGKIEKIASNISTKKSNKKVQIIDAKGLIVTPGLIDIHTHMREPGREDEETIETASQAAAWGGYTSIVAMPNTDPVNDNRSTTAFILKKGKDCGLVNVYATGSITKGMKGEQLSDIGEMAEAGVIGFTEDGKSVMDSGLMRRAMEYIKMFDLPVMSHCEDMTLSREGVMHEGFISTELGLAGIPREAEEIMVTRDIFLAHMTGARLHITHISSAGSIEIIRQAKKKGIKVTADATPHHFTLSDDMLRTYNTNLKMKPPLMEKKDIKAIIKGFSDGAIDAIATDHAPHHFAEKDVEFNIAPFGIIGLQTALPLALRLYHSKKLTLDQIVKLMSCNPAKILNLNNKGSLAVGCDADITMIDPDYEFTFEKEDIKSLSQNSPFIGWKFKGKAIATIVAGKIVYNDSKCSIK, from the coding sequence GTGGCATTGCTGATTAAAAATGGAAGAGTTATCGATCCATCACAGGATATCGACAAAGAAATGGATATTCTATTGTCTGGCGGAAAAATAGAGAAAATCGCCTCCAATATTTCAACAAAAAAATCCAATAAAAAGGTTCAAATAATTGACGCAAAGGGGTTGATTGTTACACCCGGACTTATTGATATTCATACGCATATGCGTGAACCGGGAAGAGAAGACGAAGAAACAATTGAAACTGCCTCACAAGCAGCAGCGTGGGGAGGATATACATCCATTGTGGCAATGCCCAATACTGACCCTGTCAATGACAACCGCTCAACAACAGCATTCATTTTGAAGAAAGGGAAGGATTGTGGACTTGTTAATGTCTATGCAACAGGTTCAATTACAAAAGGTATGAAGGGAGAACAGCTAAGTGACATAGGCGAAATGGCTGAAGCAGGCGTGATAGGATTCACTGAAGACGGCAAATCTGTTATGGATTCAGGACTTATGAGAAGAGCAATGGAATATATCAAGATGTTCGACTTGCCTGTAATGTCACATTGCGAAGATATGACTCTATCACGCGAGGGCGTGATGCACGAAGGATTTATCTCCACTGAACTTGGATTGGCAGGCATTCCTCGTGAAGCAGAGGAAATAATGGTTACAAGAGATATATTCCTTGCACATATGACAGGTGCAAGACTTCACATCACACATATCAGCTCTGCAGGTTCAATTGAAATAATCCGTCAAGCAAAAAAAAAGGGAATCAAAGTTACAGCCGATGCAACACCACATCATTTTACACTCTCCGACGACATGCTCAGAACTTATAACACCAATCTAAAAATGAAACCTCCTTTGATGGAAAAAAAGGACATAAAAGCGATTATAAAAGGTTTCTCTGATGGGGCAATAGATGCTATCGCAACAGATCATGCCCCTCATCACTTTGCAGAAAAGGATGTAGAATTCAATATAGCTCCCTTCGGTATAATAGGCTTGCAAACTGCACTTCCTTTAGCCTTACGACTTTATCATTCAAAAAAGCTCACATTAGACCAAATAGTAAAACTTATGTCTTGTAATCCTGCAAAAATTCTCAATTTGAACAACAAGGGAAGCCTTGCAGTTGGATGCGATGCTGACATAACTATGATTGATCCGGACTATGAGTTTACTTTTGAAAAAGAGGATATAAAATCACTAAGTCAAAACTCTCCATTCATTGGATGGAAATTCAAAGGGAAAG
- a CDS encoding aspartate carbamoyltransferase catalytic subunit, which yields MSENLVKRKHFLGIKDLSKDEIETILKTAEALKEVSKRDIKKVPALRGRTIINLFYEPSTRTRTSFELAAKRLSADYLSISVATSSVLKGETLKDTAKNLQAMNPDIIIIRHPHSGAPQMLAECISASVINAGDGWHEHPSQALLDLFTIKEKKGKIKGLKVAIVGDITHSRVARSDIYALTKMGAEVTISGPPTFIPVEAEKLGVEVTFDFEKVIKESDVIIMLRIQLERIKENLFPSHREYAKFFGLDMKKLKKARKDILIMHPGPINRGIELAPEVADSSYSVILDQVTNGIAVRMAMLYLLLGGKEESGIAD from the coding sequence ATGAGTGAAAACTTAGTTAAAAGGAAACATTTTCTCGGTATTAAAGATCTTTCGAAAGACGAAATTGAAACTATCCTGAAAACCGCCGAAGCACTCAAGGAAGTTTCAAAGAGAGATATTAAAAAAGTTCCTGCTCTGCGCGGAAGAACAATAATCAACTTATTCTACGAACCAAGTACAAGGACAAGAACATCCTTTGAACTTGCTGCAAAAAGATTGAGCGCAGATTACCTTAGCATTTCGGTTGCCACGAGCAGTGTCCTTAAAGGTGAAACTCTCAAAGATACAGCAAAAAATCTTCAGGCAATGAATCCTGATATAATTATTATCAGACACCCCCATTCAGGGGCTCCACAAATGCTTGCAGAATGTATAAGCGCATCAGTTATAAATGCAGGTGATGGATGGCATGAACATCCTTCACAAGCTCTGCTTGACCTATTTACAATAAAAGAGAAAAAGGGCAAAATCAAAGGATTGAAAGTCGCTATAGTTGGAGACATTACACATAGCAGAGTAGCACGCTCCGATATTTATGCTTTGACAAAAATGGGCGCAGAAGTCACTATCTCAGGCCCTCCTACCTTTATTCCTGTTGAAGCTGAAAAATTAGGCGTAGAGGTGACTTTTGATTTTGAAAAAGTAATCAAAGAGTCAGATGTTATCATTATGCTCAGAATTCAGCTTGAAAGAATAAAGGAAAACCTTTTTCCCTCACATAGAGAATATGCAAAATTCTTTGGACTTGATATGAAAAAATTAAAAAAAGCAAGGAAGGATATACTCATAATGCATCCCGGACCCATCAATAGGGGAATTGAACTTGCGCCAGAGGTGGCTGATTCCTCCTATTCAGTTATATTAGACCAAGTAACCAATGGCATTGCCGTTAGAATGGCAATGCTTTATCTGCTCTTGGGAGGTAAAGAAGAAAGTGGCATTGCTGATTAA
- the pyrR gene encoding bifunctional pyr operon transcriptional regulator/uracil phosphoribosyltransferase PyrR, translating to MIAKDIEILDAQGLKRTITRITHQILESSKGAKELAIIGLQTRGVFIAKRIAKLIKKIEKIDIPVGTMDVSFYRDDIGLKSPNLKIKSTEIDFPLEGKTIVLVDDVLYTGRTVRSALDAIMDLGRPACVRLAVLIDRGNRELPIEANFIGSFVPTTKDESIQVQLKEIDKKDRVLLCRHEK from the coding sequence ATGATTGCAAAAGATATAGAAATACTGGACGCCCAAGGCCTGAAAAGAACAATTACAAGAATAACCCATCAAATATTGGAAAGCAGTAAAGGCGCAAAGGAGCTTGCAATAATAGGACTTCAAACGCGTGGTGTTTTTATTGCTAAAAGAATAGCAAAATTAATCAAAAAAATTGAAAAGATAGATATTCCGGTAGGAACGATGGATGTTTCTTTCTATCGAGATGATATAGGGCTTAAAAGTCCAAATCTTAAAATAAAAAGCACTGAAATTGATTTTCCCCTTGAAGGCAAAACAATCGTCCTTGTCGATGATGTCCTCTATACAGGACGGACCGTCCGCTCTGCCCTAGATGCAATAATGGATCTTGGACGGCCTGCTTGTGTGCGCCTTGCTGTCCTCATAGATAGAGGTAACAGAGAACTTCCTATCGAAGCAAATTTTATAGGAAGTTTTGTGCCAACGACAAAAGATGAAAGCATACAGGTGCAGTTAAAAGAAATTGACAAAAAAGATAGAGTTCTACTCTGCAGGCATGAAAAATGA
- a CDS encoding DUF1015 domain-containing protein produces MVDIRAFKGFVYDSKKVKIENVVAPPYDVISQEEQERLYELDEHNVVRLVLGKIFDDDNDSDNRYTRAARFLEDWLDRGIIKRHKEDSIYIYEQEFTLPDGRIMNRSGFIALASIEEPGKGNIFPHENTLSKPKEDRLKLMRSCQGNLCQIFSLFPDKERKVDSLLQQEKRQAPIFDFYDNNRIRNRLWQISHIDTVEKIRNEMSEKKLFIADGHHRYETAVNYMKEMREKDTNYTGNEPYNFVMMMFVNTYNEGLAVLPIHRLIHSVEEFKEETFLKRISEAFEVERVEGEGWENDLSDMLKKKGEKRTSFAVVFKDSGNNYIISVKDNEIIENYFDSSFPEELKSLDVTILHKVILENFLGIDEESLRDQKNVTYIKDWNRSLRMLKEGDYQAAFLLNATPVEAVTKVAEKGLRMPQKSTFFYPKLLTGLVFNLFRS; encoded by the coding sequence ATGGTTGATATCAGAGCATTCAAAGGATTTGTTTATGATTCGAAAAAGGTCAAAATCGAAAATGTGGTTGCCCCTCCATATGATGTGATAAGTCAAGAGGAGCAGGAAAGATTATATGAGCTCGATGAACACAATGTTGTGCGCCTTGTGTTAGGGAAAATATTTGATGACGATAATGATTCAGATAATAGATATACAAGGGCTGCTCGATTTTTAGAGGATTGGCTTGATAGAGGAATCATTAAGAGACATAAGGAGGATTCTATTTATATTTATGAACAGGAATTTACATTACCTGACGGCAGAATAATGAACAGAAGTGGATTTATTGCTTTGGCTTCTATTGAGGAGCCGGGTAAGGGTAACATCTTCCCACATGAAAATACACTATCAAAGCCCAAAGAAGACCGTCTTAAATTGATGAGATCTTGTCAGGGAAATTTGTGCCAAATTTTTTCATTGTTTCCGGACAAAGAAAGAAAAGTGGATTCACTACTTCAACAGGAGAAGAGACAAGCTCCGATTTTCGATTTTTATGACAATAACAGGATTAGAAACCGCTTATGGCAGATTAGTCATATCGATACGGTGGAAAAAATAAGAAATGAAATGTCTGAAAAGAAGCTTTTTATAGCTGATGGCCATCATAGATATGAAACGGCTGTAAATTATATGAAAGAAATGAGAGAAAAGGATACTAATTACACTGGTAATGAGCCATATAATTTTGTGATGATGATGTTTGTAAACACTTATAATGAAGGGTTGGCAGTGCTTCCTATTCATCGTCTTATTCATAGTGTTGAGGAGTTTAAAGAAGAGACATTTTTAAAGAGGATATCTGAGGCTTTTGAGGTAGAGAGAGTTGAAGGTGAAGGATGGGAAAATGACCTTTCTGATATGCTCAAAAAAAAGGGAGAAAAAAGAACTTCTTTTGCTGTTGTATTCAAGGATAGCGGCAATAATTATATTATTTCTGTAAAGGATAATGAGATTATTGAAAATTATTTTGATTCATCTTTTCCAGAAGAACTTAAATCTCTCGATGTTACCATTTTGCATAAAGTAATCTTAGAAAATTTTCTTGGCATTGATGAAGAGAGTTTGAGAGATCAAAAGAATGTTACCTACATAAAGGACTGGAATCGCTCACTAAGAATGCTCAAAGAAGGAGATTATCAGGCGGCTTTCCTGCTTAATGCTACACCTGTGGAAGCCGTAACAAAAGTTGCGGAAAAAGGATTGAGAATGCCTCAAAAATCAACTTTCTTCTATCCTAAACTTCTGACAGGTTTAGTATTCAATCTTTTTAGGAGCTGA
- the larC gene encoding nickel pincer cofactor biosynthesis protein LarC — MQKSIKRTLYFDCFSGVSGDMVCASLIDLGADRKTIRNTIESLMPGEISISIKRVMKCGISSLSFSVKPRKGIKKFRTIKDIEKIYERSSLSSETASKCIEIFRTIAKAEAKIHRKKIDEVHFHEIGAVDTLVDITTAVVGIRLLKADKVISSPVNLGGGTVKISHGLYPVPAPATAEILKGMPVYSSGNYGELTTPTGAAILKILCSAFDSVPEGKIKAVGYGAGCKDLENRANVLRTLLIEEEKEELKPDRKEQVYIVETNIDDQEPQSFEYLMDKLFEKGALDVWFSSITMKKSRPAIKVSVLCKKERLNTISELLLRETTTFGVRYFEAGRMALKREMIKIKTKYGEISAKVGIMDKKVIKISPEYESVKKLAEKKGIPFYKVFKEAEFAARNKKF; from the coding sequence ATGCAGAAAAGTATAAAGAGGACGCTTTATTTTGATTGTTTTTCAGGAGTAAGCGGAGACATGGTCTGTGCTTCTCTGATAGACCTCGGTGCAGACAGAAAAACCATAAGAAATACCATAGAATCTCTTATGCCCGGAGAGATATCCATATCTATAAAAAGGGTTATGAAATGTGGCATATCATCTTTATCTTTTTCTGTTAAGCCGAGAAAGGGGATTAAAAAATTCCGTACGATTAAAGATATAGAAAAAATTTATGAAAGGTCATCTCTTTCTTCAGAAACCGCTTCAAAATGCATTGAAATCTTTAGAACAATTGCAAAAGCAGAAGCCAAAATTCACAGGAAAAAAATCGATGAAGTACATTTCCATGAAATAGGTGCTGTTGATACACTTGTGGATATAACGACAGCTGTAGTTGGAATAAGGTTGCTTAAAGCAGACAAAGTTATTTCTTCTCCGGTGAATTTAGGAGGTGGGACTGTAAAGATTTCACATGGTTTATATCCTGTGCCTGCCCCTGCCACTGCTGAAATATTGAAAGGAATGCCTGTTTATAGCAGTGGAAATTATGGAGAATTGACAACTCCAACAGGAGCAGCGATTTTGAAGATATTGTGCAGTGCCTTTGACTCTGTGCCAGAGGGGAAAATTAAAGCTGTCGGTTATGGCGCAGGTTGTAAGGATTTGGAAAATAGGGCAAATGTTTTGAGGACATTGCTTATTGAAGAAGAAAAGGAAGAATTAAAACCGGATAGGAAAGAGCAGGTATATATTGTAGAAACAAATATAGATGACCAAGAACCTCAGTCTTTCGAATATTTAATGGATAAACTTTTTGAAAAAGGGGCTCTTGATGTATGGTTTTCTTCTATTACAATGAAGAAAAGCCGTCCTGCAATAAAGGTTTCTGTTTTATGCAAGAAAGAAAGATTGAATACTATTTCAGAGCTTCTTTTAAGGGAAACAACAACATTTGGTGTCAGGTATTTTGAAGCTGGCAGAATGGCTTTAAAGAGAGAAATGATAAAAATTAAAACCAAGTATGGAGAGATTTCTGCAAAGGTAGGAATAATGGACAAGAAGGTTATCAAGATATCTCCAGAATATGAGAGTGTTAAAAAGCTTGCTGAAAAAAAGGGTATTCCTTTTTATAAAGTATTCAAAGAAGCTGAATTTGCCGCAAGAAATAAAAAATTTTAA
- a CDS encoding tetratricopeptide repeat protein: MKKCKFFICLILISTISFSCATSKKMDKLKSVETFSLSKDAVNNFILSEIFDNEGDYNKAIDILKKTISEDPLSPYLHSKLAYLYIETGNLQKAREEADKAFLKSTKSVDVLYNIGEVYSRLNLMSKAEEVYKRIIEIAPEEIRAYMILSLIYNSTNQQEKTENIYRELIKTKPSLGYYYLGIVQAEEKKYKEAIESFKKSIEINPYFESAFYNLVNTYSILNAGKESESFYQELLKINPESLAVKKSLALFYMKKENYDKALELFLQLEYKLPEDSAIQTNLGMIYLNKKDFEKAAKHFKNSLYLNPFDSMTRINLITALEAMGKYEEALTEVKKILESNPKFIIALLHESLIYGELGKYELAIKSVEKALETDPSNPKILFYLGRAQYDAKKYKEAIESFKTVIKSDPKNAEYHFYLATAYDKLKDFDNTVKELREAIKLDEKFASAYNYLGYLFADKGIYLDEAMSLIKKALEIEPDNGYFLDSLGWVYFQKGEIEKAYSLIVKAIGKAPDDPVILEHLGDIYYKKGNINEAINQWRKSLEIDENNSKVKDKIREAKSKIKRYIVKKGDTLSSIAAKPEIFNDARKWKKLYDFNRKTIKDPNVLPVGTELLIP; the protein is encoded by the coding sequence ATGAAAAAATGTAAATTCTTTATTTGTCTTATTCTCATTTCAACTATATCTTTTTCCTGTGCAACAAGTAAAAAAATGGATAAGTTAAAATCCGTTGAGACTTTCTCTTTGAGCAAAGATGCGGTGAATAATTTCATCCTTTCTGAAATCTTCGACAATGAAGGTGATTACAATAAAGCTATCGATATTTTAAAAAAAACAATTTCTGAAGACCCGTTATCTCCCTATCTCCACTCCAAACTTGCTTACCTTTATATCGAAACAGGAAATCTGCAAAAAGCACGAGAAGAAGCAGACAAAGCATTTTTGAAAAGCACCAAATCTGTTGATGTGCTTTATAATATTGGAGAAGTCTATTCGCGACTTAACCTGATGTCCAAAGCAGAAGAAGTTTATAAAAGAATTATTGAAATTGCACCTGAAGAGATAAGGGCTTATATGATTCTCAGCTTAATTTACAATAGCACCAACCAGCAGGAAAAAACTGAAAATATTTACAGAGAGCTTATCAAAACAAAACCTTCATTGGGGTACTATTATCTGGGAATTGTACAAGCTGAAGAAAAAAAATATAAAGAAGCCATCGAATCATTCAAAAAATCTATTGAAATCAATCCTTATTTCGAATCAGCTTTCTATAACCTCGTCAACACCTATTCAATCCTAAATGCAGGCAAAGAATCTGAAAGTTTTTATCAGGAGCTTTTAAAAATAAATCCTGAAAGTCTTGCTGTAAAGAAATCTTTAGCGCTCTTTTATATGAAGAAAGAAAATTACGATAAAGCCTTAGAATTGTTTCTTCAACTTGAATATAAACTGCCCGAAGATTCAGCTATTCAAACTAATTTGGGTATGATTTACCTCAATAAAAAAGACTTCGAGAAAGCGGCTAAACATTTTAAAAATTCCCTTTATCTAAATCCTTTTGATAGTATGACAAGAATAAATTTAATTACAGCCCTTGAAGCAATGGGAAAATATGAAGAGGCGCTCACCGAGGTAAAGAAAATTCTCGAATCAAATCCTAAATTCATTATTGCCCTTCTTCATGAAAGTTTGATTTATGGTGAATTAGGCAAATATGAGCTTGCAATAAAATCAGTTGAAAAAGCATTAGAAACAGATCCTTCAAACCCCAAAATCCTTTTTTATCTTGGACGAGCTCAGTATGATGCTAAAAAATATAAAGAAGCAATAGAAAGCTTTAAAACTGTCATTAAATCCGATCCAAAAAATGCAGAATACCATTTCTACCTTGCAACTGCATATGACAAACTCAAAGACTTTGACAACACCGTAAAGGAATTGAGAGAAGCGATTAAATTAGATGAAAAATTTGCTTCAGCTTATAATTATTTAGGATACCTCTTTGCCGATAAAGGAATTTATCTCGATGAAGCTATGTCACTGATTAAAAAAGCTCTAGAAATAGAACCCGACAATGGATATTTCCTCGACAGTCTCGGGTGGGTATATTTTCAGAAAGGAGAAATCGAAAAAGCATACAGTTTGATAGTAAAAGCAATAGGAAAGGCTCCTGACGACCCTGTTATACTCGAACATCTCGGAGATATATATTACAAAAAGGGGAATATAAACGAAGCTATCAACCAGTGGCGTAAATCTCTTGAAATAGACGAGAATAATTCAAAGGTTAAGGATAAAATCAGAGAAGCAAAATCAAAAATTAAAAGATATATTGTAAAGAAAGGAGATACGCTTTCATCGATTGCTGCAAAGCCGGAAATCTTCAATGACGCTAGAAAATGGAAAAAACTTTATGATTTTAACAGAAAAACTATAAAAGACCCTAATGTACTGCCCGTTGGCACCGAGCTTTTAATACCATAA
- the tatC gene encoding twin-arginine translocase subunit TatC translates to MESRKEELSSDKEMTFLQHLEELRSRLIHIIIYLILGFIGSYAFSKSLFKAVIRPLSSVLSPEQKLVFTSPAQPFIVYIKISAIMGAFFAFPLIFYEIWKFVAPGLYRKEKIYGIVFFVSSCIFFIGGASFAYFLLLPYCFKFLLSYGGDFLPMLTIKEALSTVAMLLFAFGLAFELPVFVFIIAKIGLISIETLKKGRPYVILILFAASAIITPPDVVSQIALAIPMYILYEFSILLVRLLVKKND, encoded by the coding sequence ATGGAAAGTAGAAAAGAAGAGCTCTCCTCTGATAAGGAAATGACATTTCTTCAGCATTTGGAAGAGCTGAGAAGTCGTTTAATTCATATAATAATTTATCTTATTTTAGGTTTTATTGGTTCTTATGCTTTCTCGAAAAGTCTTTTTAAAGCCGTAATACGACCTTTGAGCTCTGTACTTAGCCCAGAACAAAAGTTGGTATTCACTAGTCCTGCTCAACCTTTTATAGTTTATATAAAGATTAGCGCCATAATGGGAGCATTTTTTGCTTTTCCTTTGATATTTTACGAAATTTGGAAGTTTGTAGCACCGGGGCTTTATAGGAAAGAAAAGATTTATGGAATAGTTTTTTTTGTTTCATCTTGTATTTTCTTCATTGGTGGTGCATCTTTCGCTTACTTTCTGCTGCTGCCATATTGCTTTAAATTTCTTCTCAGCTACGGTGGAGACTTCCTCCCGATGCTAACTATCAAGGAAGCTTTATCAACTGTTGCAATGCTTCTTTTTGCTTTTGGACTTGCTTTTGAACTGCCTGTATTTGTATTTATTATAGCCAAAATAGGATTAATCTCCATTGAAACCTTAAAAAAGGGCAGACCCTATGTAATACTCATCCTCTTTGCCGCATCAGCAATAATTACTCCCCCGGATGTAGTATCACAAATTGCACTTGCAATACCGATGTATATTCTTTATGAATTTAGTATATTATTAGTTAGGTTGCTTGTGAAAAAAAATGATTAA